The following proteins are co-located in the Prinia subflava isolate CZ2003 ecotype Zambia chromosome 16, Cam_Psub_1.2, whole genome shotgun sequence genome:
- the KCNIP1 gene encoding Kv channel-interacting protein 1 isoform X6, which produces MGAVMGTFSSLQTKQRRPSKDKIEDELEMTTVCHRPEGLEQLEAQTNFTKRELQVLYRGFKNECPSGVVNEETFKQIYAQFFPHGDASMYAHYLFNAFDTAQNGSVKFEDFVMALSILLRGTVNEKLRWTFNLYDINKDGYINKEEMMDIVKAIYDMMGKYTYPVLKEDAPRQHVEVFFQKMDKNKDGVVTLDEFIESCQEVRTKLELQEKLYLISHNLLPFE; this is translated from the exons ATAAAATTGAGGATGAATTAGAAATGACGACAGTGTGCCATAGACCCGAGGGACTGGAACAGCTTGAAGCACAAACCAATTTCACTAAAAGAGAACTTCAAGTTCTTTACAGAGgatttaaaaat GAATGTCCTAGTGGGGTTGTTAATGAAGAAACATTCAAACAGATCTATGCACAGTTTTTTCCTCATGGAG ATGCCAGCATGTATGCACATTACCTCTTCAATGCCTTTGACACAGCACAGAATGGCTCCGTGAAGTTCGAG GATTTTGTGATGGCATTGTCCATTCTGCTACGGGGAACTGTTAACGAAAAGCTGAGATGGACATTTAATCTGTATGACATAAATAAGGATGGCTATATAAACAAGGAG gaaaTGATGGATATCGTAAAGGCAATTTATGATATGATGGGAAAATACACGTATCCAGTGCTCAAGGAAGATGCACCAAGGCAGCATGTAGAAGTGTTTTTCCAG aaaatgGATAAAAACAAAGATGGAGTTGTAACTCTAGATGAGTTTATTGAATCATGTCAGGAGGTAAGGACTAAATTAGAACTGCAAGAAAAGCTCTATCTCATATCACATAATTTGCTTCCCTTTGAATAA
- the KCNIP1 gene encoding Kv channel-interacting protein 1 isoform X9, whose amino-acid sequence MGSTGSDKIEDELEMTTVCHRPEGLEQLEAQTNFTKRELQVLYRGFKNECPSGVVNEETFKQIYAQFFPHGDASMYAHYLFNAFDTAQNGSVKFEDFVMALSILLRGTVNEKLRWTFNLYDINKDGYINKEEMMDIVKAIYDMMGKYTYPVLKEDAPRQHVEVFFQKMDKNKDGVVTLDEFIESCQEVRTKLELQEKLYLISHNLLPFE is encoded by the exons ATAAAATTGAGGATGAATTAGAAATGACGACAGTGTGCCATAGACCCGAGGGACTGGAACAGCTTGAAGCACAAACCAATTTCACTAAAAGAGAACTTCAAGTTCTTTACAGAGgatttaaaaat GAATGTCCTAGTGGGGTTGTTAATGAAGAAACATTCAAACAGATCTATGCACAGTTTTTTCCTCATGGAG ATGCCAGCATGTATGCACATTACCTCTTCAATGCCTTTGACACAGCACAGAATGGCTCCGTGAAGTTCGAG GATTTTGTGATGGCATTGTCCATTCTGCTACGGGGAACTGTTAACGAAAAGCTGAGATGGACATTTAATCTGTATGACATAAATAAGGATGGCTATATAAACAAGGAG gaaaTGATGGATATCGTAAAGGCAATTTATGATATGATGGGAAAATACACGTATCCAGTGCTCAAGGAAGATGCACCAAGGCAGCATGTAGAAGTGTTTTTCCAG aaaatgGATAAAAACAAAGATGGAGTTGTAACTCTAGATGAGTTTATTGAATCATGTCAGGAGGTAAGGACTAAATTAGAACTGCAAGAAAAGCTCTATCTCATATCACATAATTTGCTTCCCTTTGAATAA
- the KCNIP1 gene encoding Kv channel-interacting protein 1 isoform X8, producing the protein MGSTGSGTDKIEDELEMTTVCHRPEGLEQLEAQTNFTKRELQVLYRGFKNECPSGVVNEETFKQIYAQFFPHGDASMYAHYLFNAFDTAQNGSVKFEDFVMALSILLRGTVNEKLRWTFNLYDINKDGYINKEEMMDIVKAIYDMMGKYTYPVLKEDAPRQHVEVFFQKMDKNKDGVVTLDEFIESCQEVRTKLELQEKLYLISHNLLPFE; encoded by the exons ATAAAATTGAGGATGAATTAGAAATGACGACAGTGTGCCATAGACCCGAGGGACTGGAACAGCTTGAAGCACAAACCAATTTCACTAAAAGAGAACTTCAAGTTCTTTACAGAGgatttaaaaat GAATGTCCTAGTGGGGTTGTTAATGAAGAAACATTCAAACAGATCTATGCACAGTTTTTTCCTCATGGAG ATGCCAGCATGTATGCACATTACCTCTTCAATGCCTTTGACACAGCACAGAATGGCTCCGTGAAGTTCGAG GATTTTGTGATGGCATTGTCCATTCTGCTACGGGGAACTGTTAACGAAAAGCTGAGATGGACATTTAATCTGTATGACATAAATAAGGATGGCTATATAAACAAGGAG gaaaTGATGGATATCGTAAAGGCAATTTATGATATGATGGGAAAATACACGTATCCAGTGCTCAAGGAAGATGCACCAAGGCAGCATGTAGAAGTGTTTTTCCAG aaaatgGATAAAAACAAAGATGGAGTTGTAACTCTAGATGAGTTTATTGAATCATGTCAGGAGGTAAGGACTAAATTAGAACTGCAAGAAAAGCTCTATCTCATATCACATAATTTGCTTCCCTTTGAATAA
- the KCNIP1 gene encoding Kv channel-interacting protein 1 isoform X10, with the protein MTTVCHRPEGLEQLEAQTNFTKRELQVLYRGFKNECPSGVVNEETFKQIYAQFFPHGDASMYAHYLFNAFDTAQNGSVKFEDFVMALSILLRGTVNEKLRWTFNLYDINKDGYINKEEMMDIVKAIYDMMGKYTYPVLKEDAPRQHVEVFFQKMDKNKDGVVTLDEFIESCQEVRTKLELQEKLYLISHNLLPFE; encoded by the exons ATGACGACAGTGTGCCATAGACCCGAGGGACTGGAACAGCTTGAAGCACAAACCAATTTCACTAAAAGAGAACTTCAAGTTCTTTACAGAGgatttaaaaat GAATGTCCTAGTGGGGTTGTTAATGAAGAAACATTCAAACAGATCTATGCACAGTTTTTTCCTCATGGAG ATGCCAGCATGTATGCACATTACCTCTTCAATGCCTTTGACACAGCACAGAATGGCTCCGTGAAGTTCGAG GATTTTGTGATGGCATTGTCCATTCTGCTACGGGGAACTGTTAACGAAAAGCTGAGATGGACATTTAATCTGTATGACATAAATAAGGATGGCTATATAAACAAGGAG gaaaTGATGGATATCGTAAAGGCAATTTATGATATGATGGGAAAATACACGTATCCAGTGCTCAAGGAAGATGCACCAAGGCAGCATGTAGAAGTGTTTTTCCAG aaaatgGATAAAAACAAAGATGGAGTTGTAACTCTAGATGAGTTTATTGAATCATGTCAGGAGGTAAGGACTAAATTAGAACTGCAAGAAAAGCTCTATCTCATATCACATAATTTGCTTCCCTTTGAATAA